A single window of Pseudomonas lijiangensis DNA harbors:
- the csrA gene encoding carbon storage regulator CsrA, giving the protein MLILTRKVGESINIGDEITVTILGVQGLQVRLGINAPKNVSVHREEIYKRIQAELAPNQDPQ; this is encoded by the coding sequence ATGTTGATACTCACTCGCAAAGTAGGCGAAAGCATAAACATCGGTGACGAAATCACCGTGACGATTCTTGGCGTTCAAGGACTGCAAGTCCGGCTAGGTATCAATGCACCGAAAAATGTCTCCGTGCATCGTGAAGAGATCTACAAGCGCATCCAGGCAGAACTGGCTCCAAACCAAGACCCACAATAA